One segment of Thermoanaerobacter kivui DNA contains the following:
- a CDS encoding CRISPR-associated protein Csx11 yields MAGLNLENLKKYRNEILKAETVSLLALWDKVDPNQQNKADINLDKKSLSDWENDIKGKKIKILEEEFELWSYFLNNWREWRRRQDKKYLLEVLYGVGESLNSGIDKGSPKDDIKVEPQYSRWLSNPFGSFKNRIIYLSEIEDSINNKICDLKNSITNILGSNNLDWEKFKSIREKFKNFFAGLLSDDRFPINDVSLWEQAYMATTMFKASLSEYILKNNNIQSLPKRMDVRWRILGIQYDKLGLAEKGYKPQQILWYRDKAREIDDEVKKLLEYEYPIGNEIYRDETGVYFLVGEGLGDDLNDDSNLARLKRDLKEIEEKILNIFKEKSFDEFYPAIFLTKASRGLMNLCYLLENAKENFLKADWSKKEIDICIEKSESGRAKGICQVCGQRLVFKSDRLDEDKNICDTCYKEKTQGRIDKWLEDTSKETIWMDELKDKNDGVALVTMKFELHDWLNGDMLNSLLVREENFKNLKSDLNTLLAEVKKYYTNFLNSSNKNLKSFNSFGSLNSIKSFVELFDKHGIQTPYEKVKKKIINLLREKNNLPPDSEDIMILDLFNRNFFHFLNVEGTI; encoded by the coding sequence ATGGCAGGGTTAAATTTAGAAAACTTAAAGAAGTATAGAAATGAAATTTTAAAGGCAGAGACAGTTTCCTTGTTAGCTTTGTGGGATAAAGTAGATCCAAACCAACAAAATAAGGCAGATATTAATTTAGATAAAAAATCTTTATCTGATTGGGAAAATGATATTAAAGGCAAAAAAATAAAAATTTTAGAAGAAGAATTTGAATTATGGAGTTATTTTCTTAATAATTGGCGTGAATGGAGAAGGCGACAAGACAAAAAATATTTATTGGAAGTATTATATGGAGTTGGTGAAAGCCTAAACTCTGGCATAGATAAGGGATCGCCAAAAGATGATATTAAGGTTGAACCTCAATATAGTAGATGGTTATCAAATCCTTTTGGGAGTTTTAAAAATAGAATTATTTATTTATCAGAAATCGAAGATTCTATAAATAATAAGATTTGTGACTTAAAAAACTCTATAACCAATATCCTTGGCTCTAATAACCTAGATTGGGAAAAATTTAAATCAATTAGAGAAAAATTTAAAAATTTTTTTGCTGGTTTATTGAGTGACGATAGATTTCCAATAAACGATGTATCATTGTGGGAACAAGCTTATATGGCAACCACAATGTTTAAAGCTTCTCTTTCTGAATATATTTTAAAAAATAATAATATTCAAAGTTTGCCTAAACGAATGGATGTCCGATGGCGTATTCTTGGCATACAATATGATAAGCTTGGTTTAGCAGAAAAAGGTTATAAACCTCAGCAAATACTGTGGTATAGAGATAAGGCAAGAGAAATAGATGATGAAGTAAAGAAACTTTTGGAATATGAATATCCTATTGGAAATGAAATATATCGAGATGAAACAGGAGTTTATTTTTTAGTTGGTGAAGGCTTAGGTGATGATTTAAACGACGATAGTAATTTGGCAAGATTAAAGAGAGATTTAAAGGAAATAGAAGAAAAAATATTAAATATTTTTAAAGAAAAGTCCTTTGACGAATTTTATCCGGCTATTTTTCTTACTAAAGCTTCAAGAGGTCTTATGAACCTATGTTATCTTCTTGAAAATGCAAAAGAAAATTTTTTAAAAGCAGATTGGAGCAAGAAAGAAATTGATATATGTATTGAAAAATCTGAAAGCGGAAGAGCAAAAGGCATTTGTCAGGTTTGCGGGCAGAGATTAGTATTCAAATCGGATAGATTGGATGAAGACAAAAATATTTGCGATACATGTTATAAGGAAAAAACGCAGGGCAGGATTGATAAATGGCTTGAAGATACGAGTAAAGAAACTATTTGGATGGATGAATTAAAAGATAAAAATGATGGAGTTGCATTGGTGACAATGAAGTTTGAGCTTCATGACTGGTTAAATGGTGATATGCTAAACAGTTTACTGGTGAGGGAAGAGAATTTTAAGAATTTAAAATCAGATTTAAATACATTATTAGCAGAAGTAAAAAAATATTATACCAATTTTTTAAATTCAAGTAACAAAAATTTAAAAAGCTTCAATTCATTTGGAAGTTTAAATAGTATTAAGAGTTTTGTTGAGTTATTTGACAAACATGGAATTCAAACACCTTATGAGAAAGTAAAGAAAAAAATTATTAATCTACTGCGGGAAAAAAATAATTTACCGCCTGATAGTGAAGATATAATGATTTTAGATTTATTTAACAGAAATTTCTTCCATTTTTTAAATGTAGAGGGGACAATATAA
- a CDS encoding RAMP superfamily CRISPR-associated protein — MCKNDSVKELRVYGMATDPVYIGTGGYTIGRVDNTIVRDPITKLPKIPGSSLAGTWRYYVTLELMPFVKSKIEEHLDQILEFLKNENVITEDEKMALKENKELSKVSFNELKRSIYRILNIHSHGNEDKNKEEKRKKIHEKLKQYFEEKFQINTLTENNENNWRYYEYNKFSRITCAGQDNTPQEELSNAPYATDNEGKTGHCGHCIICKGFGFSKEDLSWQGMIHFSDLNILFFPVFTRLGTKWITTEEILKNAGLYDEKVKGETDKKSNAEEQKFCIALEKIENGQENGHINLGWIYLPYKVENLPIKINDVQFDKFKLDIKKIIIVPENLFSQIVNSNLEVRTSVSIDPITGAAKEGALFTSEAIPRGTIFYGDLRIFNKSAFEGLDKIKALPDYDKLEDALCDSKHFFETLGIGGMTTRGFGRLKLEIKEKKTNYEEDTNKKSVWNNTAGSGGEQE, encoded by the coding sequence ATGTGTAAAAATGATTCTGTTAAGGAATTAAGAGTTTATGGGATGGCAACAGATCCAGTTTATATAGGCACAGGAGGATATACCATAGGTAGAGTTGATAATACAATAGTAAGAGATCCAATAACGAAGCTCCCCAAAATTCCTGGCTCAAGTTTAGCTGGTACTTGGAGGTATTATGTGACGCTGGAATTGATGCCCTTTGTTAAGTCAAAAATAGAAGAACACCTGGATCAAATTTTAGAATTTCTAAAAAATGAAAATGTAATAACAGAAGATGAAAAAATGGCATTAAAGGAGAATAAAGAGTTATCGAAGGTTTCTTTTAATGAATTAAAAAGGAGTATTTATAGAATTTTAAACATTCATTCGCACGGGAATGAAGATAAAAATAAGGAAGAAAAAAGGAAAAAAATTCATGAAAAATTGAAACAATATTTTGAAGAAAAATTTCAAATCAATACATTAACAGAAAATAATGAAAATAATTGGAGATACTATGAATATAATAAATTTTCACGAATTACTTGTGCTGGACAGGATAATACTCCGCAAGAAGAATTATCAAATGCACCATATGCTACAGATAATGAAGGTAAAACAGGACATTGCGGACATTGTATAATTTGTAAAGGATTTGGCTTTTCAAAGGAAGATTTAAGCTGGCAGGGGATGATTCATTTTAGTGATTTAAATATCTTGTTTTTCCCTGTGTTTACACGTTTAGGCACAAAATGGATAACAACAGAAGAAATATTAAAAAATGCTGGATTATATGATGAAAAAGTAAAAGGAGAAACAGATAAAAAATCAAATGCAGAAGAACAAAAGTTTTGTATTGCTTTAGAAAAAATAGAGAATGGACAAGAAAATGGACATATAAATCTTGGCTGGATTTATCTACCTTACAAAGTTGAAAATCTTCCAATTAAAATAAATGACGTACAATTTGATAAGTTTAAATTAGATATTAAAAAAATTATTATAGTACCAGAAAATTTGTTTTCTCAAATTGTCAATTCTAATCTTGAAGTAAGGACATCTGTTTCAATAGATCCAATAACAGGAGCAGCAAAAGAAGGAGCACTGTTTACTTCTGAAGCAATACCAAGGGGAACTATATTTTACGGTGATTTGAGAATATTTAATAAATCAGCTTTTGAAGGATTAGATAAAATAAAAGCTTTGCCTGATTATGATAAACTAGAGGATGCTTTGTGTGATTCTAAACACTTTTTTGAGACATTAGGTATTGGTGGTATGACAACAAGGGGCTTTGGAAGATTGAAATTAGAGATTAAAGAGAAAAAAACAAATTATGAGGAAGACACTAATAAGAAATCTGTTTGGAACAACACTGCTGGTAGTGGAGGTGAACAAGAATGA
- a CDS encoding RAMP superfamily CRISPR-associated protein, with product MITGSRYFVNSLDDEFYIISNPVLKEKVFKVPMIWGSSWKGSLAAAFKDLINEEANLKKRRKIVDSYLRIFGAGSESIKGIEDYLKGDSSDLGKFKEKLLEFILFELGMMIDKDFIGEIKDKNSYEELQAILQKKISEKLQKDNKNLPIEFQTHKGRAIFYPTYFDRLSLEVINPHDRRKRAGTQPIYHEVVPEGTEGILQIIYIPFDGILKENEVLKSEAEKDLGNLLLAIEKVSQNGIGAKTKLGWGTFELCEDKYYFTNKDLNISNELAGKGWSRWQG from the coding sequence ATCATAACGGGTTCCCGATATTTTGTCAACAGTCTGGATGACGAATTTTATATAATTTCAAATCCAGTATTAAAGGAAAAAGTCTTTAAAGTGCCTATGATATGGGGAAGTAGTTGGAAAGGTTCTTTAGCTGCTGCGTTTAAAGATTTAATAAATGAAGAGGCTAACCTTAAAAAAAGGAGAAAAATTGTTGATAGTTACTTAAGAATATTTGGAGCAGGTTCTGAAAGTATAAAGGGAATAGAGGATTATTTAAAAGGGGATAGTAGTGATTTAGGGAAGTTTAAAGAAAAGCTTTTAGAATTTATATTATTTGAACTTGGAATGATGATAGACAAAGATTTTATAGGCGAAATTAAAGACAAAAATTCATACGAGGAACTTCAAGCTATTCTTCAGAAGAAAATTTCTGAGAAACTTCAAAAAGATAATAAAAACCTACCAATAGAATTTCAAACACATAAAGGAAGAGCTATATTTTATCCTACATATTTTGACAGACTTTCTTTAGAGGTAATAAATCCCCATGATAGAAGAAAAAGAGCTGGAACACAACCTATTTACCATGAAGTAGTTCCAGAAGGGACAGAAGGAATTTTACAGATTATATACATTCCATTTGATGGCATATTAAAAGAAAATGAAGTATTAAAAAGTGAAGCGGAAAAAGATTTAGGAAATCTTTTATTAGCAATTGAGAAAGTTTCACAGAATGGAATAGGAGCAAAAACAAAACTTGGATGGGGGACTTTTGAATTATGTGAAGATAAGTATTATTTTACTAACAAAGATTTAAATATAAGTAATGAACTAGCAGGTAAGGGGTGGTCAAGATGGCAGGGTTAA
- a CDS encoding helix-turn-helix domain-containing protein: MTFSDRLRELRKEKNLTQEDLAKILGISRSTIAGYETERKEPDYETLKKIADFFNVSIDYLLGRTDIRSPVDEITEAVSDDPELLEFWNTLKEREDLKLLFKQTKKLSPRDIKQIIRIIKAIEDEEDKGE; encoded by the coding sequence ATGACATTTTCAGATAGATTGAGAGAACTACGTAAAGAAAAAAACTTAACCCAAGAGGACCTTGCAAAGATACTAGGAATAAGTCGTTCTACTATAGCGGGATATGAGACAGAAAGGAAGGAACCAGACTATGAAACCCTAAAAAAAATAGCGGATTTTTTTAACGTTTCCATTGATTATCTCCTTGGAAGAACAGATATTCGCTCTCCAGTTGACGAAATCACAGAGGCTGTTTCGGACGACCCAGAGCTGCTGGAGTTTTGGAATACATTAAAAGAAAGGGAAGATTTGAAACTTCTGTTTAAGCAGACGAAAAAGCTTTCTCCTCGAGATATAAAGCAAATAATCAGGATTATAAAAGCCATAGAAGATGAAGAAGATAAGGGGGAATGA